The genome window GCAGGCGGATTACCCTGATTTCACGCTCGCCGCGATCGTGCGGGCACGGACGTTGATACGCCGGCGGCGGGCGGATACAATAGGCCCGGCCAGGACAAAACCCGGGAGGTGCGCAATGCTGGTTCTGCAGGTGTTCATTCAGGTCAAACCCGAATTCATCGAGGAGTTCGAGGCCGCGACCCTGGCCAACGCCCGGGCCAGCCGACGGGAACCCGGCGTACTCCGGTTCGACGTTATCCGCCGGACGGACGATCCCAACCTCTACTGCCTTTATGAAGCCTACCGGAACCCGGAAGCCCACGCCGCTCACCGCGAGACCGCTCACTACGCTTCCTGGAAAGCGGACGTCGAAAAAATGATGGCGGTTCCCCGTTACGCCCACCGCTATGAACCGGTGGGCGAGTATGCCTGAAGGGCCCGGGTTCCGATTCGCCACCTCGGGAACGATCATTTTCGGCCCGGGCTCCCTTCCCCGCGTGCGGGAAAAACTTCCGCCGGAGGGGGCGGTGCTGGTGGTGACCGGAAACGACGTTTCCCGGGCCCGGCCGCTGCTGGACCTGATCGAAGAACACGGTCTGGAAGCCCGGGTCTTTCCCGTCGCCCGCGAACCCGACATCGAAACCGTCTCCCGGGCGCGGGAAGCGGGCGCCGAAGCCGAATGCCGGGCGGTCGTCGCCATCGGCGGCGGCAGCGCCCTCGACGCCGGGAAAGCGGCGGCCGCCCTGATCGCCAACCCCGGGGATCCGCGCCAATACCTGGAAGTGGTCGGCGAAGGGAACCCCCTGCGCTCCACCCCTCTTCCCTTCATCGCCGTGCC of bacterium contains these proteins:
- a CDS encoding putative quinol monooxygenase, with the translated sequence MLVLQVFIQVKPEFIEEFEAATLANARASRREPGVLRFDVIRRTDDPNLYCLYEAYRNPEAHAAHRETAHYASWKADVEKMMAVPRYAHRYEPVGEYA